A single window of Chloracidobacterium thermophilum B DNA harbors:
- a CDS encoding HPr family phosphocarrier protein, producing MPLERLVTVTNPLGLHARPSARLVTVVNQFKSRVLLRRADDPNFVDAGSILSVMFLAAARGTPLVIRVEGEDEAAAMAAVVALFSEGQESSHVF from the coding sequence ATGCCACTTGAGCGTCTGGTCACGGTGACGAATCCGTTGGGGCTGCATGCGCGTCCCTCGGCGCGTCTGGTGACTGTCGTCAATCAGTTCAAGAGCCGGGTGCTTCTGCGCCGGGCGGATGATCCGAACTTTGTGGATGCCGGAAGTATCCTGAGCGTGATGTTCCTGGCCGCGGCGCGTGGAACACCGCTCGTCATCCGCGTCGAAGGCGAAGATGAAGCGGCGGCAATGGCGGCTGTTGTGGCGCTGTTTTCCGAAGGCCAGGAGTCCTCCCATGTCTTCTAA